From a region of the Phaseolus vulgaris cultivar G19833 chromosome 6, P. vulgaris v2.0, whole genome shotgun sequence genome:
- the LOC137833269 gene encoding uncharacterized protein produces MEMSFSLVYGSDAMIPVEIHESSPRFQSFVAEESNEERRVNLDLLDEVREEARIKDEVVKRRVEHQYNSKVKPRQFQVADLVMRKAHPYELENKLSPKWTKPFRVTEAKGNGSYKLETLEGGPIPRS; encoded by the coding sequence ATGGAGATGTCGTTCAGCCTGGTATATGGGTCAGATGCCATGATCCCGGTAGAGATTCACGAGAGCTCGCCCCGTTTTCAAAGCTTTGTGGCAGAGGAGTCCAACGAGGAAAGAAGGGTAAATCTAGACCTGTTGGACGAGGTCAGAGAAGAGGCGAGGATAAAGGATGAAgttgtgaagagaagagtggagcatcagtacaactctaaggtgaagccgcgACAATTCCAAGTGGCTGACCTGGTTATGCGGAAGGCTCATCCCTAtgagttggagaacaagttgtctcccaagtggaccaaACCCTTCAGAGTAACCGAAGCCAAGGGGAATGGTTCGTACAAACTCGAGACTCTGGAAGGAGGTCCCATCCCACGCAGTTGA
- the LOC137833270 gene encoding uncharacterized protein has translation MAAYLKYIQVLKGAFATFELVHVPREHNARADLLAKLASSGKGGRHRTVIQETLKTPRKFVADNRVDVLHISVARGKPWSHRSLIQDMARTPRVSAYAASPEEEKCVQVCAVEEGGTWMTPYRRYIADEILPAEPGEDKRIKKNSARYTLIDGVLFRHGFTHPILTCVSGDECTRIMSELHEGVCGSHVGGRSLASKVIRAGFYWPSVREDCVRYAQRCK, from the coding sequence ATGGCAGCGTATCTGAAGTATATCCAAGTGTTGAAGGGAGCTTTCGCTACGTTTGAGCTGGTGCACGTCCCTAGAGAACACAATGctagagctgacctgctcgccaagctggccagctcaggcaaggggggaaggcacaGGACAGTCATCCAGGAAACACTCAAGACGCCGCGAAAGTTTGTTGCAGATAATAGGGTGGATGTTCTTCATATCAGTGTGGCGAGAGGAAAGCCATGGAGCCATCGCTCTTTGATTCAAGATATGGCAAGGACACCCCGCGTTAGCGCCTATGCGGCCTCGCCCGAAGAAGAGAAGTGTGTGCAAGTGTGTGCCGTGGAAGAAGGGGGTACATGGATGACGCCTTATAGGCGATACATAGCAGATGAGATTCTCCCAGCGGAGCCTGGGGAGGACAAgaggataaagaagaattctgcAAGGTACACTCTCATCGATGGAGTGCTATTTAGGCATGGGTTCACGCACCCAATTCTGACATGTgtgagtggcgacgagtgtacgaGGATCATGTCGGAGCTTCACGAGGGGGTTTGtggaagccacgtaggggggAGATCATTAGCTTCCAAGGTGATTCGCGCAGGGTTTTATTGGCCATCGGTGAGGGAAGATTGTGTAAGATACGCCCAGCGATGCAAGTAG
- the LOC137833271 gene encoding uncharacterized protein, whose amino-acid sequence MTMQQVMDMMQGLQEAMTASKVEQERMQADLAVSQARNEELCRTNEELRRGLRNNSGLRDADERECFTPPREFSTSFLQSILEAVIPNTFVGPKVIFTGMEDPEAHLTAFYTQMMLVGGSDAVRCKLFMSTLTGMAMDWFISLPDGHITSFAQLSQLFREQYLANRAPPPVSYDLFDVKQYQGETLKEYINRFGAQVVKVGTTEEPMIVYAFRKGVCPGPFCESIIRNCPRTFAEIRRHAVEHIATEGEVCEKRTSVAPACPRAPSCAQPARVNEATTGRKNQERRRPYEARRPPARGRAEGNRSAREGNRLLRHNFVVELKDLIVVPNIADKLRPPVKTDKVLGPHKDSWCKFHEAFGHHINNCLALGHRLDELVKNGFLKDYLAGSATAAALAVPEEDQAHEMPIHGEVHTISGGFSGGGHCFSAQEVCEVSEFSCWRGFRRPVGDRPGVHEG is encoded by the coding sequence ATGACCATGCAGCAAGTCATGGATATGATGCAGGGATTGCAGGAGGCAATGACAGCATCGAAGGTtgagcaggaacgcatgcaagcGGATCTCGCGGTGTCTCAGGCGAGAAATGAAGAGCTATGCCGCacgaatgaggagttgcgccgcggGTTGCGCAACAACTCAGGGCTACGCGATGCAGATGAGCGCGAGTGTTTCACTCCACCAAGGGAGTTCTCTACGTCGTTCTTGCAGTCAATCCTGGAGGCGgtaatccccaacacgttcgtaGGTCCTAAGGTGATTTTCACGGGGATGGAAGATCCCgaagcacatctcactgcgttttacacgcagatgatgttggtaGGCGGATCCGACgccgtaaggtgcaagctctttatgagcacgttgactgggatggccatggactggttcatcagccttccagatggccatatcacatcttttgCACAACTTTCACAGCTATTCAGGGAGCAGTACCTAGCCAACAGGGCTCCACCACCAGTTTCGTACGActtgtttgacgtgaagcagtatcaaggcgagaccttgaaggaatatatcaatcgcttcggggcccaggtggtgaaggttggcaccacggaggagcccatgattgtCTACGCATTCAGGAAGGGGGTCTGCCCTGGGCCTTTCTGTGAGTCAATCATCCGCAACTGCCCCCGAACTTTTGCTGAGATAAGGCGTCACGCTGTGGAACACATCGCCACTGAGGGCGAAGTGTGCGAGAAGCGCACAAGTGTTGCGCCCGCATGCCCTAGAGCACCGTCATGTGCACAACCGGCCAGGGTCAACGAggccacgacgggaaggaagaatcAGGAGAGGAGACGCCCATACGAGGCGAGGAGGCCCCCAGCTAGGGGTCGAGCAGAGGGAAACAGGTCGGCGAGGGAAGGTAATAGGCTGTTAAGGCACAATTTCGTGGTGGAGCTGAAAGATCTTATTGTTGTGCCAAACATAGCTGACAAACTGAGGCCACCAGTGAAGACAGATAAAGTGTTGGGACCTCACAAAGACTCATGGTGCAAGTTCCACGAGGCATTTGGGCACCACATCAACAACTGTTTGGCGTTGGGCCATCGGTTGGATGAACTGGTGAAGAATGGTTTTCTGAAAGATTACCTAGCCGGATCTGCTACGGCCGCGGCCTTGGCAGTACCAGAGGAAGATCAGGCGCATGAAATGCCAATCCACGGAGAAGTACACACCATCTCTGGTGGCTTCTCAGGGGGGGGGCACTGCTTCTCAGCGCAAGAGGTATGTGAGGTCAGTGAATTCAGTTGCTGGAGAGGGTTCAGACGACCCGTGGGAGACAGACCTGGTGTTCACGAAGGCTGA